One genomic segment of Sphingobacteriales bacterium includes these proteins:
- a CDS encoding rod shape-determining protein MreD has translation MSNANFSIGLILRFVGLLTLQTLILCRIELPSGITPVIYPLCILMLPFEVQRWLSLILAFLTGLIIDVFVNTPGLHASATVFMAYLRHPVIAFNRPVSDYQPGDKPSIASLGLKWFAIYCLILLLAHQTFYYVVDAYSFSYFDNILPKIALSTGMAFVLCVLFEYIFHPPPRRNS, from the coding sequence ATGAGTAATGCTAATTTTTCAATAGGATTAATTTTGCGCTTTGTAGGGCTTTTAACCCTTCAAACGCTTATTTTGTGTCGTATCGAACTGCCAAGCGGTATAACACCTGTTATTTACCCGCTTTGTATTTTGATGCTTCCTTTTGAAGTGCAAAGATGGTTAAGCTTGATTTTGGCATTTTTAACTGGTTTAATAATTGATGTTTTTGTAAATACACCCGGATTGCATGCTTCGGCAACCGTTTTTATGGCCTATTTGCGCCATCCGGTAATTGCCTTTAATCGCCCGGTTAGCGACTATCAACCCGGCGACAAACCATCAATAGCGAGCTTAGGATTAAAATGGTTTGCAATTTATTGCCTTATATTGTTGTTGGCTCATCAAACTTTTTATTATGTGGTTGATGCCTACAGTTTTTCGTATTTTGATAATATTTTGCCAAAAATAGCACTTTCAACAGGCATGGCCTTTGTGCTATGTGTTTTATTTGAATATATTTTTCATCCGCCACCTCGCCGAAATTCATAG
- a CDS encoding glycosyltransferase codes for MPRVLRIINRLNIGGPTHNVGLLTKYLTDKGYETLLLSGIKDESEASSDYLLESMGITAHYVPNMRRAINPLNDIFAYRYLLKIIAQFKPHIVHTHAAKAGALGRLAAHVSKVPAIVHTFHGHVFHSYFGHAKTRFFLQTERRLAKYCHKVIALSTKQKHELANVYRVCPSHKIAVVPLGFNLHPFTLNQAAKRAYFRQYYNLPSNCLALGIVGRLTAVKNHAMFLKAYAAALPHLKQPACAFIIGNGELLASLQQLATNLNLTWTMQPYDNNFNPDEKEASLQFDDNSEYTNYPDAAANLIGHQTQNQISTPQVIFTSWAQQMDVVYAGLDVIALTSFNEGTPVSLIEAQAASKPIISVEAGGIADIVLPNKTAVLVPNNNQTLFTEQLIQLLNNLPMQQYLAQNGQSWALEHFHFNRLINNMDALYQEIIAQNKIDITN; via the coding sequence ATGCCTCGAGTTTTACGAATTATTAACCGGTTAAATATAGGTGGGCCAACACACAACGTAGGTTTACTAACTAAATATTTAACCGACAAAGGCTACGAAACCTTACTATTGTCGGGCATTAAAGACGAAAGCGAGGCATCGTCAGACTATTTACTCGAGTCAATGGGCATAACGGCTCATTACGTGCCAAACATGCGAAGGGCAATTAACCCGCTAAACGATATTTTTGCTTATCGTTATTTGCTTAAAATAATAGCGCAGTTTAAACCACATATTGTACACACCCACGCAGCAAAAGCAGGTGCGTTAGGGCGTTTGGCTGCACATGTAAGTAAGGTTCCGGCAATTGTGCATACGTTCCACGGGCATGTATTTCACTCGTATTTTGGCCATGCTAAAACCCGATTTTTTTTACAGACCGAGCGGCGTTTAGCTAAATATTGCCACAAAGTAATTGCCCTAAGTACAAAACAAAAGCATGAACTTGCCAACGTATATCGTGTTTGCCCAAGCCATAAAATTGCAGTTGTGCCTTTAGGTTTTAATTTACACCCCTTTACCTTAAACCAAGCAGCAAAACGCGCCTATTTCAGGCAATATTATAATTTGCCCTCAAATTGTTTGGCCTTGGGCATTGTTGGCAGGCTAACAGCCGTAAAAAACCATGCTATGTTTTTAAAAGCCTACGCCGCCGCGTTGCCACACTTAAAACAGCCAGCTTGTGCCTTTATTATTGGCAATGGCGAGTTGTTGGCCTCGTTGCAGCAATTAGCCACTAATTTGAATTTAACTTGGACAATGCAACCCTACGATAACAATTTTAATCCGGATGAAAAAGAAGCAAGTTTGCAATTTGACGACAATAGTGAATATACAAATTATCCGGATGCTGCCGCCAATTTAATCGGCCATCAAACACAAAACCAAATTTCAACACCACAGGTAATATTTACCTCGTGGGCGCAACAAATGGATGTTGTTTATGCCGGGCTTGATGTAATAGCACTCACTTCGTTTAACGAGGGCACGCCAGTCAGCCTCATCGAAGCGCAAGCTGCCAGCAAACCCATTATTAGCGTTGAGGCGGGCGGTATTGCCGACATAGTGCTACCTAACAAAACGGCAGTATTAGTACCCAACAACAACCAAACGCTGTTTACCGAACAGCTAATTCAACTGCTAAACAATTTACCGATGCAACAATATTTAGCGCAAAACGGGCAAAGCTGGGCACTTGAACATTTTCATTTCAACCGGCTAATAAATAATATGGATGCCTTGTACCAAGAAATAATTGCCCAAAACAAAATAGATATAACAAATTAG
- the creD gene encoding cell envelope integrity protein CreD, with protein MSNLPPGQSEKWSDRASQSVIIKIIVIGLMIGLLMIPSFIIYDLVNERAARYRQVVAEISTNWGQPQQLTGPIINIPYKTWQTNADGQRIMQIAYAHFLPEELSVDANLHPELRKRSIYQAVLYKSDLNMEGFFNYPNFTDLGVDAKDILWDQAFVTLGISDMRGINENITLNWNGQNLLFEPGTGNNDICDTGVHCNINLNINNEIAANSAGNTNNHKLNFKLNLDLNGSDYLHITPLGKETSVAMASPWNDPSYNGAFLPDTKDSLKSGFKAHWKVLHLNRNYPQEWLGTTYSVQNSSFGVSLMQTVSHYDKTNRSTKYALLFLVLTFTSFFFTEILNRLRIHPIQYLMVGFAICIFYLLLLSLAEYISFNLAYIVAASGVVGLITLYCNSIFNNKWLTLGIFSVLVLLYGFLFTLLQLEDYALLIGSLGLFAFLATVMHLSRKIDWYQLGSK; from the coding sequence ATGAGCAATTTGCCTCCCGGACAATCCGAAAAATGGTCAGACCGCGCCAGCCAATCGGTAATTATTAAAATTATTGTTATTGGCCTGATGATTGGTTTATTAATGATACCAAGTTTTATTATTTACGACTTGGTAAACGAGCGCGCCGCGCGCTATCGACAGGTTGTTGCAGAGATTAGCACCAACTGGGGCCAACCCCAACAGTTAACTGGCCCCATAATTAATATACCTTATAAAACATGGCAAACCAACGCAGACGGCCAACGCATAATGCAAATTGCCTACGCCCACTTTTTACCCGAAGAACTTAGTGTTGATGCCAATTTGCATCCGGAATTGAGAAAAAGAAGTATCTACCAGGCGGTTTTGTATAAAAGTGATTTGAATATGGAGGGCTTTTTTAACTATCCGAATTTTACCGACTTGGGTGTTGATGCTAAAGATATTTTGTGGGACCAGGCATTTGTAACGCTTGGTATAAGCGATATGCGTGGTATTAACGAAAATATAACCTTAAATTGGAATGGGCAAAATTTGCTGTTTGAACCCGGAACCGGCAATAACGATATTTGCGACACGGGCGTTCACTGTAATATTAATTTAAATATAAATAATGAAATAGCTGCAAATAGTGCTGGTAATACCAACAATCACAAGCTGAATTTTAAACTTAACCTCGATTTAAACGGCAGCGATTATTTACATATTACCCCCCTTGGCAAAGAAACCAGCGTAGCTATGGCCAGCCCTTGGAACGACCCAAGTTATAACGGTGCATTTCTGCCAGACACTAAAGACTCATTAAAATCCGGATTTAAAGCCCATTGGAAAGTATTACATTTGAACCGCAATTATCCGCAAGAATGGTTGGGCACTACCTATTCGGTTCAAAACTCATCGTTTGGGGTAAGTTTAATGCAAACGGTAAGTCATTACGACAAAACCAACCGAAGCACCAAATACGCATTGCTTTTTTTGGTTTTAACTTTTACCAGTTTTTTCTTTACCGAAATTTTAAATCGTTTGCGTATTCACCCTATACAATATTTAATGGTAGGCTTTGCCATTTGCATTTTTTATTTATTGCTGTTGTCATTGGCCGAATATATAAGTTTTAACCTTGCTTATATAGTGGCTGCCAGCGGAGTTGTTGGCTTAATTACCCTTTATTGCAACAGTATTTTTAATAATAAATGGCTTACTTTAGGTATTTTTTCTGTTTTAGTGCTACTGTACGGCTTTTTGTTTACCTTATTACAACTCGAAGATTATGCCCTGCTAATTGGCAGTTTGGGCTTGTTTGCCTTTTTGGCAACGGTTATGCACTTAAGCCGCAAAATTGACTGGTACCAATTAGGTAGTAAATAA